TATGATCAAGACCAAGCATTATCAGAAAGTGCCTCTCAAAGAACCGGTGCCGGCCTTGGCCACCAAACTGGTTCCCACTTCAGCTAAAAAACGAGCGATCCAAGATTCGATCATTTCGCCGTGTTCTCCAGAATCCATCCATGCTGGCAGTGGTGGCGGCTGTGTCTCTCTAGGGGATGTTGGCAAGGACACAAAAGCAGTGGCTAACCCCTACGTGACGGCAAACAACCGCTACGGCTATCAAAATGGCGCCAGCTATACGTGGCAGTTCGAAGCGCGTAAAGCTCAGATCCTTAAGTGCATGGAGTGTGGTAGCTCGCATGATACACTTCAACAACTCACTGCTCACATGATGGTTACGGGCCACTTTTTGAAGGTCACAAATTCTGCATCCAAAAAAGGCAAGCAGCTGGTATTCGATCCAGTCGTAGAGGAGAAGATTCAATCTATACCATTGCCACCCACTACGACCAGGCTCCCCGTCCCAAGTACTGTTAAATCACAACCTGTATCTCCTGCCCTCTCCTCTAGCTCTGAGGACAAGAGGGAAGCAAGTGAGGAAGAGAAAGTTGAAAACAGTGAACCTGCTGAGAAGAAAATCAAAGAGGAAAAAGACGAGCCTGGTGAAAAATCAGAGACTGACACTACATCATATAAATATCTTCGAGAAGAAGATTTAGAAGAAACACCCAAAGAGGGTTTAGATATCCTTAAATCCCTTGagaacacagtttctagtgccATAAGCAAGGCTCAGACAGGTACGCCCACATGGGGGGGATATCCTAGTATACACGCGGCTTACCAGCTACAAGGTGCTATGAAGAGCTCCGCTACTGTCTTACCCTCAACCATTCAGAGTGTCCAGATGCAGCCTATGTTCAACAGCGGAATCAGAGGCCTCGTGACTGACCCCAACTCTGTCATCCATTCCCCGCGCAGCCCGTCCTCCCCTACGCCCCTCAGAAGCAATGTCACTGCCATGGAGGAGCTAGTGGAGAAAGTCACAGGGAAAACTGCCACggtgaagaaagaaaaggaagagaagATTGTAGGCATGGAGCGATGCCGGGCTCCGTCATTGGTAAAATCGCCCTCCCCTGTGTTGAGGGAGCAGAAAGAGCAACTCGCCTCCCCGAATGAACTCTCTGTATGTAAACAGTCTGGTATGAGGAGTAGCAGTCCGGGCAGTGTGGACTCAGAAGTGACCTGCAAGAAAGAGCCAAAAGAAAGCCTCGTCGACGTCCACAATAACCACGCAAAGAACGGCTCTGAAGCTCGCCAATCCCCAGTAACTAACGGCAACAGTCTTGGCATCATCACTGATCATTCACCGGAAATTCCTTTCGTCAACCCGCTAAGTGCTCTCCAGTCAATCATGAACACACATCTCGGCAAGGCCTCCAAACCAGTAAACCCAGCTGCAGACCCCCTGTCAATGCTGTACAAGATTAGCAACAGCATGATGGATAAGACCACTTTTAATTCAGCCCCTCAAGGCAAGCAGACCGAGTCCACAAACCACTTCCAGTTGTATGACAACAATGACCAGCCCATTGACCTGAGTAAAAACAAGTCAGTGTGCAATAACAACAGTAACAACGGTAGCAATGTTCTCCTGACCAACAACGGCGTCAATGGCAACAAGCCCCTCATTTCCCTCAGCGACGCGGTTTCGTCGCCTTTGAGAGAAAATGCGTTGATGGATATTTCTGATATGGTCAAGAACCTCACTGGGCGACTCACTCCCAAGTCCTCCACGCCGTCCTCAATTTCAGAAAAGTCCGACGCAGATGGAAGTGCGTTTGAAGACGCCCTAGATGACATGTCCCCAGTGCAAAAGAGGAAAGGGAGGCAGTCAAATTGGAATCCGCAGCACCTCCTCATACTTCAGGCCCAGTTCGCGTCCAGCCTGAGGGAGACCCCGGAAGGGCGCTATGCTATGACTGACTTGGGCCCTCAGGAAAGGGTCCACATCTGTAAGTTCACTGGCCTCTCAATGACGACCATATCACACTGGCTGGCGAACGTCAAGTACCAGCTGAGACGGACTGGGGGCACTAAGTTTCTCAAAAACATGGACTCATGCCAGCCTGTTTTTCTCTGTGGCGACTGTGCCTCGCAGTTCAGGACTCCCTCCTCCTACATTAGCCACCTGGAGTCTCACCTGGGCTTCAGCTTGAAGGACCTGTCCAAACTGTCAGCTGAGCACCTACGGGAGCAGCAGGCTGTCTCAAAGGTGATCACAGACAAAATGACATTCGGCAGCCCTCTGTCAGCCTTGACCACACCGGAGGACGACATAGGCTCTGTGTACCAGTGCAGACTCTGCAATCGGACATTCGTCAGCAAACACGCAGTGAAACTGCACCTCAGTAAGACCCACGGCAAGTCTCCGGAGGACCACCTGGTGTTTGTCACAGCTTTAGAGAAACTGGAGAAGCTAGACAAGCTAGAAAAGGTTTGAGCAGGGTCTCTTGCTGAGCTTAGAGACAGACATCTGTGGAACTGACTAGAATTTCATTGCACTAATATGACTGTTCACAGTTACTGCACTGGGCCGAACTGAGCcaccagaaaatgaaaatcagtcttatttttattttttttgttgtgataaCTGCCTGACTGGACCATGTCTTTTCATgttaatttgtttgttttgccaagttttttttttttttttttacggttattttgtaatatatttatattctattTGTCTGATCTGTgcatgtattttaatgactcaaGATTAAACACACGGTTTTAATCTTCTCATGTCAAAATACAACTACTGCTTCAATGGTAAATGTGGAAACAGaatgggggcggggggggggctgTATAGTACTTgatttgaagaaaataaaaatttaatgtATACACTAAAATAAGGTAAGATCCTGAAGGACTGAAGTAGCACCTTAGACCGTTGAATTTTGCATTGTAAAGAGAAAACGCGCAGCATTTGTCGGAATCGAGCAGGTTGAGATTGTGGATGATCATTTTCCCGCCATGGTTTGGGTTCCTGTCATCGCAATGTGTTGATGATGAATGGCCTGCTCACAAAATCTGTCAACGTCCTCAAGAAAAAGATTGTGTGAACATttggtgaagaagaaaaaaaacacacacaagaaaaaaaaaaaaactgaaatgctgCTTCTGGTTATGAGTCAATCAGTAAAAATAAATGGCCATCAGTATGCAAGTTTGCTCCAAATCTTTCCATGTCGTGAAGTATCACCTTATATCAATTTCCCAGTTGTATGGTTTGGTAAGCTCTCTTTTTGTCTCTTTCTTCAACTGTATGAGTAACAGTTTGTTACATGTAAATTGTTACCAGTGACATGTCAATACTCCATGAGACATATCTCGAGAAACAGCTTGTCATTCTTTCTATCTTAAGGTGTGTGCATTCTCTAACTTTTATATTGTCATTCTTTTTATATACAAAAATGATTAAAACGTAAAAACAGATGGTGTACATAGATATATGCTGTAGAACTACAAAATGtccttttttaaagaaatggGAAATTTAGCTTCTTTGGCTTGGTTTACAGAAATGATTTTAATTATACTTGCATCCGATTTGATGCATGAGATGTTGTGGAAAATAAGCGATGCACAATGACTatacatttcaatgttttatcGAACATAttgtacaaaaaaacaaaaaagactttTTAGCAACAATAGTTTGTTAATTTCTTTCTCAATTGTAAAATAAACCCCAAAGCAGTTGTTAACAGTCAAATATCTGTGGTtgtgtgtttattattttggCTCCTTGAGTGTGGATTCATGcttttgcagcagcagcagcgagctaCCTTCGATGGCTCCTCACTGGTGTCATACTTGAAACTGATGACTGAGCCACATCATGCCGCTGATGGTTACTGCGTGATGACAGGGTTGATAAGCTTGTGAGGGGTCCTATTGTGCTGCAAGTAACCCATGCTAGGCTTGTGACTGGCCCTCGGAGAGCCTGCCTCAAAAGAGCGGCGTTATATTAGTCACTGCAGTGTGCTATCCTCTGTCTTCTCAGAACAGCATCAGATGGGTGTCTGTTCTGCTTGATGCAACCTCCTGACTGCTGACACTGAACCGACCAAATAACTAACTGTTCAGATGATTTAAGGCCTGCGAGCTGTCCTTTTCGTTTGATCAACtgactgaagaggaaaaaaaaaacacttgtatCAAGGCTGTATTCTGACTATTTCTGGACCGTCTACTCTGCAATCTGCCTTCGTAAACGCTCGATAAATCACTGTGTACAGAATTAGTGTCGTTGTTAGCGCAAGTTGACTTGAAAGAATCTTGTGATTTAAGATAATGAAAGTCACATATTAATGGCGAGGGGTGcgtttcttcacacctcctTGGCTTATCATTTATAACCTGCGATCAAAAGATCGAATTCAAGTGACATCATTCCCGCATATCATTATATCACACTATTTTTCTGCTGCCAGTGAGCAAATTACCTTAAAAAAAGACTGCTGAGTCAAGGTTTCGACTCAAAAACTTGAAATACTTCAAAGGCCTGAGCTGTGCCCAGAATGCATCAACAGCTATTTTACAAACAAATAACACAGACACCACAATGGAAAAGTAAAGTCCAGAAATTCAAACCCTGATAATGACTCCATAATAACATGATAACTAGGGGtttactgcaaaaaaaaacttctcacCCCACTAGATTTAAGATAAATTCACTTTATAAATGGCATTTAGCAAGATGGAAGGACTTCTTTGAGGAAGATGCATGGctgtttttttcacttaaaGGTAGCAAGATGGAGGTAACCGTACCTTGAAATACGTGATACAACAACATATTTAAGATGCATCATCTTAAAAGAAGTCCCTCCATCTTGCTGAACCTCATTTATAAAGTGAATTATAGTGACTAAATATGACGTTTTTGTAGTGTGTGTTCAAAATATTGATGCAGACTTTATCATTGCGAGCCTCATGACAATGCATGTATCGAtccggaagcttcagaatcgaTCTTGAATGCATATTCCTCCAGTGCACATTTTGTGTTGCGTATGTATCCAGCACAATAGAAACTACCGTTTGGTTATACATGGCTGTTTTCTTTAAAACTTAACATGAAGTATAGGAATACAATTCACCCAGAAGGCCATGTATCGGGATACACATCTATTGCAACAAGTATCATATCGTGACCACCGTATCgcgatacgtatcgtatcgtgAGGTTGTTGGAAATAGCCAGCCATAATGACGGCTTACATCGATCAAGAAACATGTCCGCAGTTGGCAAGAATGAAGTGTCCCATGGAGTCAAACATGGGTCAGTGGGGTGACAAGTATCTTTACCACCATGTATTgccattgcattttttttttgtgattcaatTGTGGACtgagtttttaaaattatatgTGGATGAATCCCTCCACGACAAAATTGGTTCCATGTGAAAATTCCACTGAAATCCATTCATAGGTTTTCAACCTTGTTTTGCAGACAAAAACCCAACATGTGaggtgctttttattttttgcttgtcTGTTTTCCCATTCAGCGGCTATAAATCCATATGATTTTCATTGACTCAACTATCAGAAACTTTTCTCTGTGGTAGAATTGTTTGCTTCTTTCGCTCTGCCACCTGTTGTGCCGCCTAAAAAAGCCTTGCTCAAGCCTTAGTGAATGAATCACCCAGTTCAGACCCACTTCAGATCCATTCCAGAATGAATCAAACCCACGGCTGCAGTGCTATGACTCCACTCACACCCCTCACGCGACATTCCTTGTGTCGACTGACTCAGTCACACAGCAATATTAGCAGTGTCTTTGTGCAATTACACAGCTCCCTGATCTGACTGCACCTCACTGTGTTGATACATGGATTCAGTGACAAAGGAAACAACAGGCAGAGGGCAGATTAGCCGGGCTGAAGATGCCGCTTCCTCAGAAAGGGGTTGCTAGAGTTGCGTTGTAAAACAAACACGGCAGATAAACAAGCAACATTTGGGGGAGATAGTGTTCTCCGCTCAccagaaatataaaaaataaacaccttGTAGGTTTAATACCCCACAGCTAAACCTGTAATTTTGCTGTGCCGTCAGATAGCTGCTGAGCCGATCCAGACACCTTTTCCCCCTGCTTTGTTAGAGATCACTGCACTGTTTCCTGTGCGTATTCTATGTAAATTACATGCGATAATCGCCACGCACGGCACAATGCAGGTTCCCGTGGTGCGAACGGAAACCGAGAGTAGATAAACGCAGGCTGGGACGATTTGCATAGTCTTTGTGTTTTGGGCGCTGCTGAACGTGAGCCCCGAGGATTGGTAGGGATTTCCTCAAGGTTTTGTATAAGTAAACGCCTGCTTCCTCTCGCGGCTGGGACCATTATGTACAGCAGACAAGGGTGGGTGTAGACAGAGGGCACAAACAGCATAACAAAATCACCTGGGCTGGTGGGAAAATTGGGAGGGAGTGTTAACCCTTGTCGCTGGCGTCCGCGGTCGAGATAGAACACGCTACGTTTTACAGCTTGATTCTTTAACTCGGATGATGTCAGGCAGACCTTTAGCTGTGGAGAACTCGCGATAGAAGTTGCTGATTTGAAGGTGAGTGAGcgtgtttcagtgtttgttgtttttcctcagaggTCCACCCGTGAAGCATCAAGGTGTGTTTTGCTCCGTGGATCACACACACCCCTGCAGAGTTCTGAGTCTCCAGGCTTGTGCGTTTGCTGTTTCTGGCTTGTATAAGATAGCTGCGTGAAGATCATTGTCAGCcatgaaacaaagacaaagctCCCGCTGAGGCGCGTGTGTCTCTGCCGTCTGTAAAACCTCCAACTTTATGAATAAACCTGATCTATGGTTTAATACCTTTCCAGAGCGCCACAAACCACACAAACAATGTCTGACAGGGaatcaacaaacaaaagcaacaatGACAGAGGGGCTTTGTGCCGGATCGAAATCCACATTTGGAGGAACCTGTTTGGATCGTGATATGCTTCATTCTCAACACTGCATTCACCAAGTGATCCGTGCGCAGGTATTATGCCGTAGTCACTCTATTTTTATGTTAAAACTCTTTGTCGACGTGATTCAATTATGAGGGCGAGTGTTCGCAGAATGTTCCGGATCACTGACATTTCACAACTTTCCCCACTCACCTTACCAAGTGCAGCCATCTTCCTGATATCAGTGCAAAACTAGCGCATGATTTGAAGGGCCACTTCATATCGGAAAGTTAGGGGTTTCTATCGATTCATCGGTTGCTGTTCGGAATAACAACCTAATTACTCTTCCAAGCATCAAAGGTTAAAACAGCCACAAAGAAGCAGTCGAGCTTGGATTATCTGTGCAGCAAAGAAAAGTGGGTTACAATGGTTTTGATGGTTTTTTAAGTTCATTTGCCTGAGATAGCACAACAGATCCAGGGGaggattatttcattttcaatctcCTTGAATCTCTTCAATGTTTTTGCCTTGAGCATGTCAAAGGTATCACGACCTGTTTCATGTCATGTCCTGTCATGTTGacatacaaacaacaagggtGTGCGAGCAGGATGCTAAGAGTTGGTAGTTTGTTTCCCACACCATGCTGTTGGAGTGTCCTCACCCAACCAACCGGTGGTGGTCGGAGGGGCTGTTTGGCACACGTTGGCAGCCACACTCCCATCAGTCTGCCCCGGGGCTGACATAGTTCACCCCCACCTGTGTGACTGTGGCATGGTTTTCTGTAAGGCACTTCGGGTGACTTGAAAAGCACAGTATAAATAGTATGTGCCCTACCGTCATGCCAGGAAAAAATCCACTGCTGGTATAGACAGCTGACCAAAAGTGTCTGAGCTCGAACCCCAACCCATTAGGGGGCTGACACCTGCTTGCTCAGTTAAGCCCAGGTAGTGACACGGGCAGTCAATTTCTCAGGGTCAGAATAAGGAACAGAAACACCTACAGGAAATGGCATCACCATCTCTGCTTGGCTGAGGTACCAACGCTATGAAGCAGAATCTAGAAATCAATTCGGTTACAAACAAAATCAGATgctgaaaacaatgttttgtccAATTACCCCATTGAATAGGCCTTTTTACAGCAGGGGCAGTGGGCTCCTACGGTGCCACCTAGTTGGTAGAGTAGCCACAAACACACCATTCAATGAGAGAACGataagttttgttttgctgcaatgAATTACGTTTTGTCTTCAATAACGCAGGTAGGGAATATCATACTGTCATAAAACATACATGATAGAAGCTGATGGATAAATGAAGTAGTACATGTAACTACTCATCCCAAATTCACAACTTGTGTGATGAACGTGTTATCAGTAGGTATAAAAGGCAAGGAAGACCAATCCTAATCATAACCCTAACCAAAGACTCATGAAAAGGGATggctatacaagtaacatccgacttacgacctgctcgacttatgtccacctgtacttatgaccacgaccagcagatgtttttttttttaattggccccgcagcacgtagcagctcggcaacgtgtacgacagttacggcagcacagtatcccaacatctcactctcacatagcgatctaccactaccgTAGTACctgtaaccctcgcgtcggccatgtTGAATGGTGTTCGACTTACGTGCAATGTGACTtcccgatcccagtcgtaagtcggattttACTTGTATAGCATTCTGAAGCAACCAGGAGGCTCTCACAGAAGGGCGATAACAGCCTTTCGTACCAACCAGTAAACACAGGAGGAGCCACTGGATGCTAATGACAGCATCTGTATGGGGTGGGTATTTGGTACCACACTTTGTGATTTAAAATACTTTCGGCATTATATTTTCAGATTTAGATTCTGATCATAGAAGACTTCATGCTTCAATTTTTTGAACGAATTGTTTGCACTGTGGCGACGATTAAATGCATCAGTCGCATGTAGTCAAACTATTTTGAGCTACACTGGGAGATGTGGGCAATGGGAGGAAAGCTGAGTGCCAGCAAATGTTATGTCCACCAAAGGGGGCCTCTATGTCACACTCCTCCCAAGGCCCAGACAAAATTGGTTGACTTGGATTTATTGGCTTTTCTGAGACTCTGCAAACTCACCACAGATGATGAGAGAAGCATTGTGCTCTTTGAGTGACACTCTTCCTTCAAGGTGGCTTCATTTACTGGTGGGAGGGTTGATGTGACAGAGCTGTCGCTGGAGAATGATGGTGCTTGACAGCAGCAGGCTTATGGATGGAAGCGATCATCTCCATCCCCCAGCCCTTTAGTTATGATATGCGGCTGGATGAGAACTGCAGGTGTGCGCCTACTGGCCCCTTCATCCATCACAAGCCCGGACAAAGCATACCGGAGATGAAATGTTTCTTCCATCTTGCTCAATGAGAAATGCGATTTCACAAAACAAGATGCAATACCTATCAATTTTTGCCACACTCCATCATTTATCTTCTCGTTCCCTGCGATCAGAAGTGAACGGAACTGTATATTTGagcctaaagaaaaaaaacaattgagcGCCTTTTCTTTGAAATTTAAATATTCAGAATAGGAAATTTAATATTCTCCTAGCTCCCTCTATTTGCTCCATCACCTGGGGACGTGTCCAAAGCTCCAATCATAATTCAGGTATCAAAGATTAATGGCATATTTCCCATTATCCGGCGTGTGTATGTATGATTCAGTCATTGACCTCtcaggggctttttttttttttttttgaatatgAGAACGACCATGTCCCTGTCATTTCCTATTTCGAATCAAAGAGGTCAACATAGAAAATATCTCAAAACCAATTTATGTTTCAAAAAGACCCTTGAGAAATAGtggcttgtgttgtgtttgataTGCGCGCAGACACTTATCCCTGATCTATCTTTTCAGAGAGAAAAGAAGGAGATGGAGGGTGAAGTGCTCCAGGAATCACTGCTGCCTCCATGAGATATGATGCTGCTTGATTTTGATCATTGACATTTGCTTTTTCATGCATCCTGAAAAACAAGGCCTCCCTTCCATTAAGGAATTATTCAAATGACCTTCAACAGTGCATGTTTTCCTACAGTTTTGTTGTGGGAATATGAGAACACATACTGACATCTCAATTACTTATGCAAGGCTCAGAGTAGGCCCAGTGGATGCAATCACCGTGTGTGCAATCCTCAGTCACTCCGAATCACAGAGGCTCCCGGACAGACACACATAATTCAGACAAGTCAGACAGGATTTGCATACAAagtctaaaaacaaaaaaaaaaaaaaaagggggagcataaataaaaaatgcaccCTCTTCAGGGGGAATGAAGGTAGAGAGTAAAGAAAGTGATCTCGATAGAagactctttaaaaaaaattatatatatatatatatatatatatatatatatatataatttaatgtaacagtttgctctccagaca
This window of the Synchiropus splendidus isolate RoL2022-P1 chromosome 12, RoL_Sspl_1.0, whole genome shotgun sequence genome carries:
- the LOC128767978 gene encoding teashirt homolog 1-like, with the translated sequence MPRRKQQEPRRSAAYMPEDELKAGTHNEEEHLQDDGLSLDGQDNEFMCNDEEDDFEGGQLPSYRDSPLSNGTNPDAGYGSPLSDASDRLTDFKSTSSRDGQEREGPTLPFRPNNGLSLQDSLAQMKAVYANLISDASWSSITMDIMKSKPATTGSASSALTTPEPVSTAPASSTTTTTATNKSSAVSMANTHHNGRSSSTAVNHTGSASGNTNGTPASSVGGHGATSSSGSSSGAASNGGGVAYDWHQAALAKTLQQTPYHLLPEPSLFSTVQLYRQNNKLYGSVFTGASKFRCKDCSAAYDTLVGLTVHMNETGHYRDDNKDKDEDQGKRWSKPRKRSLMEMEGKEDAQKVLKCMYCGHSFESLQDLSVHMIKTKHYQKVPLKEPVPALATKLVPTSAKKRAIQDSIISPCSPESIHAGSGGGCVSLGDVGKDTKAVANPYVTANNRYGYQNGASYTWQFEARKAQILKCMECGSSHDTLQQLTAHMMVTGHFLKVTNSASKKGKQLVFDPVVEEKIQSIPLPPTTTRLPVPSTVKSQPVSPALSSSSEDKREASEEEKVENSEPAEKKIKEEKDEPGEKSETDTTSYKYLREEDLEETPKEGLDILKSLENTVSSAISKAQTGTPTWGGYPSIHAAYQLQGAMKSSATVLPSTIQSVQMQPMFNSGIRGLVTDPNSVIHSPRSPSSPTPLRSNVTAMEELVEKVTGKTATVKKEKEEKIVGMERCRAPSLVKSPSPVLREQKEQLASPNELSVCKQSGMRSSSPGSVDSEVTCKKEPKESLVDVHNNHAKNGSEARQSPVTNGNSLGIITDHSPEIPFVNPLSALQSIMNTHLGKASKPVNPAADPLSMLYKISNSMMDKTTFNSAPQGKQTESTNHFQLYDNNDQPIDLSKNKSVCNNNSNNGSNVLLTNNGVNGNKPLISLSDAVSSPLRENALMDISDMVKNLTGRLTPKSSTPSSISEKSDADGSAFEDALDDMSPVQKRKGRQSNWNPQHLLILQAQFASSLRETPEGRYAMTDLGPQERVHICKFTGLSMTTISHWLANVKYQLRRTGGTKFLKNMDSCQPVFLCGDCASQFRTPSSYISHLESHLGFSLKDLSKLSAEHLREQQAVSKVITDKMTFGSPLSALTTPEDDIGSVYQCRLCNRTFVSKHAVKLHLSKTHGKSPEDHLVFVTALEKLEKLDKLEKV